Genomic segment of Rhodococcus sp. W8901:
ACCTGGTCGCGACCCTCGGGTGGGCGGCGTTCCCGGTCACGAGCGGCAGCAAGGGAATCCACGTCTACGTCCCGCTGGACCGGGCGCTGGCGCCGGGTGGTGCGTCGACGGTCGCGAAAAAGGTGGCGACGAGTCTCGAGCAGATGCACCCCGACCTGGTGACGGCGACGATGGCGAAGTCGGTGCGCGGTGGACGGGTGTTCCTGGACTGGAGTCAGAACAACGCCGCGAAGACCACCATCGCGCCGTACTCGATGCGCGGGCGTTCCGCGCCGACGGTGGCGGCGCCGCGCGCATGGGAGGAACTCGAGGATCCGGATCTGCGGCACCTGCGGTTCGACGAGGTACTCGACCGGTTCCGCCGCGACGGCGACCTGCTCGCCGGCCTGGACCCGCCACTGGATCCGCTCGCCGAGTACCGCCGCAAGCGCGACCCCGACCGCACACCCGAGCCGATACCGCGGACGGAAGAAGAAGGCGGCGAAGGAAACTCGTTTGTCATCCAGGAACACCACGCTCGGCGGCTGCACTACGACTTCCGACTCGAGCACGACGGCGTCATGGTCTCGTGGGCGGTGCCGCGGGGTGTGCCGACGTCGCCGAAGGAGAACCGCCTGGCGGTGCACACCGAGGACCACCCGCTCGAGTACGCGAGTTTCTCGGGCAGCATTCCCCGCGGGGAGTACGGCGGTGGCACCGTGAGCATCTGGGACGCCGGAACGTACGAACCGGAGAAGTGGCGGGACGACGAGGTGATCGTCCGACTCTTCGGCAGCCGAGTGCAGGGCCGGTACGCGCTCATCCGCACCGAGGGTGACCAGTGGCTGATGCATCTGATGAAGAGCGACGGCAACGGCGACGGCGCCCGCACCGATTTGCCGCGCGGACTCGCCCCGATGCTCGCCACCGCGGGCACCCTCGATGGTCTCGACCCCGACGAGTGGGCGTTCGAGGGGAAGTGGGACGGCATCCGGTTGATCGTCGAATTTGACGGCGACGCAATACGATTGCGGGGGAGGGAGGGAAACGACGTCACCGATCGGTACCCGGCACTGCAATCCCTTGCGCGGGCGCTGGACGGGCACCGGGTGGTGCTCGACGGCGAGGTCGTGAGTCTGGACAGCCAGGGGCGGAACAGCTTTCCCGCGCTGCAGGCTGGGGGAGCGCCGCAGTTCTGGGCGTTCGACGTGCTCTACCTCGACGGGATCTCCCTGGTCCGCAAGCGCTACGACGACCGGCGTCGCATCCTCGACGCGCTGGCCGCGGCCGTCGACGGGTTGGTGGTGCCGCCCCAGCTGACCGGGTCGGTCGCCGAGGTCCGCGAGCGCAGTCGTGACCTCGAAGGCGTTGTGGCGAAGCGGCGCGACTCGGTCTATCTGCCGGGCAAGCGGGGATCGGCGTGGATCAAGACGAAGAACTGGCTCACCCAGGAGGCGGTCATCGGCGGGTGGCGACGTGGGCGAGGCGCACGGCACGCGGTGCTCGGTTCGCTGCTGCTCGGTATTCCTGAGGAGGCGGGGCTGCGTTACATCGGCAGGGTCGGCACCGGGTTCAGCGAGCGCGACCTCGACCGGTTGACGTCGATGCTGGCGCCCCTGGAGCGAAAGACGAGCCCTTTCGTCGACGACGTGCCGGACGTCGGCCGCGGCGACACGGTGTGGGTGACGCCGAAGATCGTCGGCGAGGTGCGGTATCGGGAGCGCACCGAGGCCGGCCGGTTGCGGCACCTGAGCTGGCGCGGGGTGCGGGACGACAAGTCTCCCGCGGACGTCCGACTCGAGAACACCTGAGTGTCGATCAGACGTCTCTCGGGGCGGAACGGTCCTCCGCCATGTCTGCGTTCTCGTTGCTCAGGACGGACACCAGGTCCTCGAGCGCGAGGATCTCGCGGATTCCGGTCAGGTTAACGCCCAGTTCGACGAGTTCGGTGATGCGTCGTATCCGATCGAGATCGTCTCGGCTGTACCGGCGGGTGCCTCCCTCCGAGCGGTCCGGGGCGAGCAGGCCGCGGCGTTCGAACAGGCGCAGGGTCTGCGGACCGATGCCGGACAGTTCTGCGGCCACCGAGGTGCCGTACCCGCCCCTGGCGGAAGGCGCCGCGGTAGAGCCAGGGCCGCGGGTCGAGTGCTTGCGGGTATCAGTGCTCATCGAATCCTCCGCTTCGTGCAGTGCTGCGGATCGTGCGTCGGACGTCGATCGCAGCGGTCGGGCTGACGGATCCTGTGATCGAAACCTGTGTCGTCAGTACATAGGTAACCTCCTACGGCGCCATCAGACGGGCCCTGACTTGCGGAAATCGTCGTCGCGGACGCTACGATCGAGCGGGCGAAACGCAACGGGCGGGCCAATTCGAGTCCCATGCGCGGCTGCCACCGTGGGTTCCACGGGGGCCACTTCAAGGAAGAGATGAGGGCAAATGCCCCGCACGCAGGAACACGCCGATCGCTACACCGACGCCCTGATTGCGCTCGCGGCCGCCACGCACCGTCCCGCCAATGTCGTGAACACCGCGGGCCGGTACGCGATCCGCGTCGACTTCGAGTTCAATCGCTATGTTCTTGCGACCAACGCGCAGGACGGGCTGACCAACGACGTCGACGCGATCGAGGCCTGGCACGTGGCCTTCTTCCAGCAGTCCCACAGTGTCACCGAGGACGAACTGCTCGCCGAGGCCGAGAACGAGTGGCTGGTGGACGCCTTCGATCAGGCGCTCGACACGCTGCGCAACTCGGGAAAGTGGATCGAGTCGGACGCCAAGTTCGGCGAGCTCGTGAAGTCACCGGTCGCAGCTGATCAGGACTGACGAGTTCACAGCGTCATGCGGCGCCCTCGACGATGGTGACGGGGCGGTCGAGCGCGACCTCGACGGGCGACCACGAGCCCTCGAATTCGAGGCGCTCCACCGCGCGCCCGTACGCGGCCACCAGGTCGCGGTCGGTTTCCGTTGCCAGTACATCTGCCCCGGTAGGGGTGCTCTCGTGGATCTCGACGGTCCAGGTGTCGAGGTCGGTGCGGGCCTCGGCCAGGCCCTGATCGCCGTTGGTGGCGAGGAGGAAGCGCCCGAAGCCGGCATCGGCGCGGATTGCGTAGCCCGCGGGGGTCCGCACGACGGACGCCGGCAGGTGGGTGAAGGCGGCGAACCCGATCAGGGCGTCGGTGTACAGGTCGGTGAAGTACTCGTGCTTGCGTGCCATGACACTCGTCTCTCTTTCGGGCCACCGAACCTCGCGGAGTGGTTTCGCGGATCTCGGAAGCGATGTACCGAACCTCGGTGGTACCGGGCCGGCTGCTGTTTCCTCTCTCGATGGGAGCATCTTGTCTCCTCCAAAGTGTTTAGTAAATCTATACCAGAAGGCATAGATAGCTGCTCGGCGAAGAAGCCGCCGTAGGTGACCGCACTCGTGTCTGCTGGCGTACGAACTGCCGAAAGTAGTTGGGATGCAAAAGCTTCTCCACTATCGGTATCGTCCGATGCAGCCGGGGCTTCGGCTCTACGCTGGTGCCGAACGATGGAGGTGAGGCGATGACGGACGGGGTGGAACCGGGTCGGCAGTGGTACGACCGGGACGGACGACCGATCCCGCAAGAGGAGGCCGAGCGGCTACTGGGGCGGCCGGGGTACGACCGGATCCGGGCGACAACCGTGATGGACATGTCCGACCTGGACTGGATACGCGACATCTCCACGGTGTGGGTGGGCGTCGACCTCGGGGAGGTGGCCGAACCTCCGCTGATCTTCGAGACCGCAGTGTTCGATCGCGATCACACGACACTTCGACATCGCCGGTACGCCACCGAGGCTCAGGCGTCGGAGGCGCACGAGGCGTTCGTCGTCGCTGCGTGCGAGGAGGCGAACGATCCTGTCGTGCTGGAGACGACCGATTCGGTGACGTGAGTGCACCGCTTCCCGCCGCTTGACACGACCGACGGCCACCCGTGCAAACTGGAATCGGGTGCCTGATCGGGAGTGTCGACGGAGAGGTGCGCGCGATGTCGGACAGTGAGATCGTCGTCAAGCCACTGCCCGGTCTGCGGGTGGCAGAGCTCACCGGGGTCGCGGCCGGCTTCGACCCCGAGCATGTCGGTCCGGTCGTCAAACTGCTGTTCGACGATCTGATGGACCGCTTGGCGCGGGACGAGGTCCGGGGCATCGGGCCGGCGCTGGCCTACTACGAGCGCACCCCGGCAGGGGCGGACGTCGTCGTCCATGCCGCGATTCCCGTCGGGCCCGATGAGCGACCGGGACGAGATTTCGCGGTCGTGGATCTGCCAGAGATTCCGCGTGCGGCGACGCTCGAGCACCGCGGCTCGATGGAGAACGTGCTCCCGGCGTGGGCGTCGCTCGAGCACTGGATCGAGGCGAACGGCTACCGCGCCGACGGCCCGGCCCGCGAGCGGTACCTCGTCTACTCGGAGAACACCGACGACTGGGTCACCGAACTGCAGCGGCCGGTCACGCGGGACTGACAACGATTCGCCCGGGCCCCGATCTCGCTCAACGGAATCGACGCGCAGACATCCAAGCCGCCTGTGAGACGTTCACGATGACGGCGGCCGAGTACCTTGGGCGCACCGATCCGAGGAGGCCGACATCATGCGCGCCGCGTTCCACAACGAGCAGGGCGGCACCGAGGTACTGCGGGTGGGCGAACTTCCCGACCCGGTCCCGGGGCCGTCGGACGTCCTGATTCGGGTGCGGGCGTCGGCGCTGGACCGCGTCGACGTCTATTGGCGCGAGGGCTCCCACGGAATGCGGGTCACCCCACCCCACGTCGGCGGTCGCGACATGGCGGGCACCGTCGTCGCGATGGGGGAGGAGGCGCGCAGGCTGCGGCCCGAGCTCTCGGTCGGCGACGACGTGGTGGCGATGGGCCGGCGCGGCGCGCACTGCGAGCTGGCGGTCGCGCCAGCGTCCTGGACGTTCCCGATGCCCGCCGGGTGTTCGTACGAGCAGGCCGCGGCGATCCCGACCGCCGGCCGCAGCGCCTACGACGCGCTGGTGGGTCGCGCCGCGATCCGCCCGGGCGAGGACGTTCTGGTGTTCGCCGGCGGCAGCGGGGTGGGCAGCTTCGGGATCCAGATCGCGCGGGCCGCGGGCTGCCGGGTGTTCACCACGGTGGGAAGCCCCGAGAAGCGTAAGCGTGCTGTGGAACTCGGAGCCGACGCGGTGATCGATCATCACAACGACGACATCGTCGCCCGCGTTTGCGACCTGACCGCCGGCCAGGGGGTGGACGTCGTCCTCGATCACGTGGGCGCACCGGTGTTCTCGGCGGCGATCCGCTCGCTCCGTCCGTTCGGCCGCTACGTCACCACGGGTGTCACGGCGGGACATCTCGCGGAACTGCATCTGGGACGGGTCTTCGAGAGGGGGCTGTCGGTGCTCGGTGTGGGCCGCCCCGATGAACAGCAGGTGCGGGAGACCCTGACCGCACTGCTGCGGCTGGTGGAGCGGGGATCGGTGACGCCCGAGGTGTTCGCGGTCTTGCCGCTGGAGGAGATATCCGCCGCACACGAGCTGATGGAGTCGTCCGGCTTCTTCGGCAAGATCGTTCTCTCCGTCGGAAAGTGAGCAGCATGTACCGACTCGTCGTGCACGGCTCCCACCTGTTGCAGTTCGCGCGCGCGATCGGCGACCCCGAGCCCGCGTACACCGACGTGGACCGATTGACGGTGTCCGGACCGGACGCCCTCGTCGCCCCGCCCACCTTCCTCATGGCCGCCGACCACTTCGACCCGGCATACGCGCGTCGTCCGCGGCCGGGCGTTGCCTGGATCGCGTCGCGTCGGCGCGAGCCGGACCAGCAGGCGGGCTTCCACATGGAGCAGCACTTCACGTTTCACCGCCCGGTCCGCGCCGGGGACGTCCTCACCGCCGACGATCGCCCCGGTGACACGTGGCGCAAGAGCGGTCGCCGGGCGGGGACGATGACCTTCAGCGAGACCCTCACCGACTACCGCGATGCCGACGGCGCGCTCGTCGCCACCGCGCGATGGGTGCAGGCGATGGTGGAGCACACGCCGCCGGTCGCAGCCGACCCTGTCGCACAGCCGAATCCGAGTCCCACCGCCGAGTCCGAGGGTGTCGACGACGGCGACGACGGCGATCTCGTGGTCGGCAGCGCGTGGAGCGTGCCCCTCGTCGCGGACCTCACGCGGGCCCAGATCGTGATGTACGCGGGCGCGTCCGGTGACTTCCATCCGCTGCACAGCGACGACGTCTATGCCCGCGAGCGCGGCTATCCGGGCGTATTCGCGCACGGCATGCTCACCATGGGGATGAGCGGACGGGCGGTCACCGACCGGTTCGGTCACGCGAACGTGCGGTCCTTCGGCGGGAGGATCAGTTCGCAGGTCTGGCCCGGCGACACCCTCACGGCCCGGGTGGAGGTCACCGGTCGGCGGGCCGAGGACGGGGCGGCCCTGCTGGATCTCGCCGTCGCCACGGTGAACCAGCACGGCGTGCGGGTGTTCGACGGGGCGGCCACGGTGCGGGTGTCGTAGCTGCCGCACCGGTTCTGGCGGCGTCGCGTCGCCGATCGGGGGTGCGGCGCCGCGACGAGGGAGCGGCAGAAGTTCGGGGGTGCCCTCGGCAGGATTCGAACCTGTCATGCCTAGACGCGCTCGGAGCGGGTCTACCAGCGACAATGTCCTATTTGTGCTGGTGATTGGCGACGCTACACTGTGCCTAAAGTGGACGCAAGCGGACACGCGATAACTCCTATTAGGCAGGAGATAGGCACGGACATGGCACGAACCAGACGCGGCTTCGGAGCGCCACGCCAAACATCGTCCGGCCGCTGGCAAGCCCGGTACACCGGCCCTGACGGATTGCCGCATAAGGCTCCTCGCACGTTCGAAACGAAGGACGACGCTGTCGCTTGGTTGGCCGGCGAGCGCCGCAAGATCGACCTTGACGCTTGGACGCCGCCGGAACTCGATGCTGAGCCGAAGGATGTCCTTACGGTCAAGAAGTACGCGGAACGCTGGTACACCGAGACGAAGGGGCGGCACAAGCCGCGAACCCGGCAGCTCAACCGTGGCTATCTCGACAACGTCATCCTGCCCGAACTTGGATCGGTGCCACTCGAGAGCTTGACTGTGCAGGATGTTCGGAGGTGGTACGCGAGTCTGGATCACTACCCGACGCGCAACGCCAACGCCTTCTCGCTCCTGCGGACCATATTCAACCAGGCCGTTGATGACGAGCTGGTGCCGGCGAACCCGTGCCGCGTCAAGCGTGCTGCGGTGAAGACGCGGGTCATCGAGCCTGTTGCGTTGACTGCCGCCGAGATCCGCCAGTTGGCCGATTCCATGCCGGCGCAGTGGCGCGCGCTGGTGTTGGTGGCTGGCTTCGGTGGCCTTCGATGGGGTGAGCTGACGGCGCTACGGCGGTCTGATTTCACGTTGACCGAGTCGGATTGCTCGGTGACGGTCGCCCGTGCGGCGGTGCGGATGAAGGGTCATTTCGTGGTTGGCCCGCCGAAGTCGAAGGCGGCGATGCGTACGGTGCCATTGCCGTCTGCTCTTCGTCCCATCTTGGTTGCGCATATCGCGGAGCACGCTGCCCCTGGTCGTGGTGGCTTGATGTTCCCGGCGGATACTGCGGACCTTCTGCACGACAACACGGTGCGTCCGAGGTTTAAGCGTGGTGCGGCGGCCCTTGGGCACCCGAAGTTGCGGTTCCACGATCTGCGGCACTCTGCGGCCACGTTGTTTGCGCAGGCTGGTGCAACGTTGGCGGATCACATGGTGTTGATGGGTCACACGTCGTCGGCGATGTCTGCCCGGTATACGCACAGCACTGCGGCGCGGAACCGGTCACTGGTGGAGGGCATCTGGGAGTAGCCGAGAGTGCAGATGGTGAACTCCGATGGCATGTCGGCTTGGATTCTCTGGGATCGCAGAAGACGGGCAGTCAACCTGCGAATATCGGCTATGTCGCTCGCATGATCTCGGGTTGTGCGTTTCTGGTGGCCTCTAGGTGTACCGTCTTCAAATTAGTCGAACGGAAGTTCGAAGCCGAGGGGGGCCGTGGTCCTATCAGAAGAAGAAATCCGGAAGCTGCGGGCGCAGGTTGACGCTGCCCACGGTTGTGGGGTCGCTGAGCGGGCAGTCCGGCAGGAAACGGATGCTGTGATCGCTGCGGCGTACCGGCGCGCTCAAGATGCTGGTGACAGCGCGCGAGTGCGGGCGCTTGACCAGGATCGGAAGACCTGGATGGACGAGTTTCGGGCCGCGCGCTTCATCGGCCGGAAGCCATCAACGTTGCAGCGTTGGCGTCGGCAGGGGATCGTCCGGGCTGTCAGTAAGCGGGACGAGTTCGGCGTCCGCTGGTCATACAACCGGCTCGATATTCGAGCGGCCCTACATGTCTCGCACAAGGGTCGGCATGTCAGTCGACAGGCGGGTCCGGGTCGTCCGCAGAAGGTAGAGGCTCGCGCTGAGACTCTCCGGTTGCTGGAAGAGGATTCGACAGCGAGTAATCGGGCGATCGCTCGGCAGGTCGGAGTGTCACATACGTTTGTGGCTTCCGTGCGTCGCGAGTGGCAAGAAAACACTGTGTCATGACGACTGTCTAAGATGGTTTTTGAAGTCATGGCCAACGTCGGCCAACACTAATTCTGGGAATCACATCGTGGTTCTGTCATGCCTTGGGGGAGGTGAATTGTGGAGTGGCTGAATGAATCCCAAGCCTGCCTGCTTGTGGGTACGTCGGCGCGGTCTCTCCGCCGTTGGCGTCAGCGGGGCGACCTTCCAGAGTATCGGCAGTGCGTTGGTCGAACGATGTACCGACGTCGCGACGTCGAGGCGTGCGCAGAACTCCAGCGGAGGCGGTACATGGACCGACCGTTGCAGGGCAGGCCGAAGCTCACCGTCTGACCGGTCAACCGAACGCACCATAAAGGCCCCCAGCTTCCACGCTGCCGGGCTGAATCAGCATGCCCGAAGGGAAGTTCCACATGAATGCTCGTCTCGTCACGATCGGAGACGCCGCCGCCTACCTCGGCTGCTCGACGCGAACAGTACGCCGGTACATATCTGCCGGCCGAATCGAGGCCTATCGCGTCGGTAACCGAATGATCCGAGTCGATAGCGCCGAACTTGACCGACTGCTCCGGCCGCTTGCTCACATGGCCTGAACACACCGAGAGGAACCGAGAGATGAGTTACCGCAACAGTACATACAACGTGCTCGAACACTACTCGCCGAGGGCGGACCGAACTCTGTACCGGGTGGTCCCGACCGCCATCACCCGCGAGTGGCGACTGAACGAGGACGAGATCCGAGCCCTACATGGGGCGCTGGGTGAGGCGATCGAGCGTTACGGCCTGTAGGCCACCGGCATAGCTGACTGATTGAGACATGGTGCCGCATAACTCGCGGACGACGAGAAGAGGAACTATTGATTGACGCGAACTGGAATGAGATTCCAGACCCCCAGGTGTGGAAGGCCACCGACCTAGAAGGCTCACGCCGAATGGAATGGCTCGCCACCGGGCGGCTCCCATCAGGCGCAGTCACTTACATGCTGGGTCCCGAGGGGATCGGCAAGAGCCTGTTCCTTGTCTGGCTGACGGCGATCATCACGACCGGGCGGGAGTTCAAGGCGTTCGGCATCCCGCAGCGGCCACCGAGCAATGTTGTGCTCGTGCTCACCGAGGACGACTGGGCGACCATCGCGCGTCCCCGCCTTGAGACGGCAGGCGCTGACCTGGACTACGTGCGGGTGATCTGCACGGATAGTGACGGGTCTGGCTCTCCGGAGTTTCCTCGTGACATCGAGTTGGTCGAAGGGGCTGCTGAGGATGCAGCGTTGGTGATTGTCGACGCGTGGGCGGACACGCTGCCATCGAACCTGTCGGTGAAGGATCCGCAGCAGGCTCGGCAGGCGTTGCATCCGTGGAAGGAAGTGGCGTCGAGGACTGGGGTGTCGATCTTGCTGTCGGGGCATACGAATCGTGAGAAGGGCGGCAACGTCCGCAACGCGTACGGCATGACGGCGGAGCTTCGCAAGAAGGCGCGAATGACGCTGCTCGCACAGCCTGACCCAGATGAGGACGGTGTACTGGTGATCGGGCCGGAGAAGTCGAATGTGACTGCCCCAGTGGTGGCATCCCGATTCCGCATCGAGTCGGTCCAGGTGTTCGAACCGTCTGACGATGGTGATGGGACGGTGCCGCGAATGGACTGGGCTGGAGACGCCGAGCAGTCAGCGCGCGAACTGTTCGTAGCCGCTGCCGCTGCCGAGAGTGGGGAAGTCGGCGATGACCGCGACGACATCGACGCGTGGCTGAAGGCGTTCCTGTCCGAGAATCCTGACTGCCGCCAGAAGGCGAACGACGTGTTCACTGCGGCTGACGCTGCCGGCTATTCGAGGGACAAGGCGAAGCGGGCGAAGGCGCGGCTGAATGTTGATGCAGTCCGGGAGGGCTCGTGCTGGTACTGGGTTCTGCCGGTGGAAGGGAGCACTAGTTGTACTGCCCATGGACGTTGATCAACCTGCTGAAGGGAACGTTCCTGCCGATGGCGGAGTGCTGCCGGTGGTGATTGTAGGTGTGCAACCATCCCGGCAGTGCTGCCCGTCTGGCCTGTTCTGACTGGTAGTGGCGGGCGAAGGCCCATTCGGCGGCCATGGTGCGGTGGAAGCGTTCGATCTTGCCGTTGGTTTGAGGCCGGTACGGGCGGGTGCGTTTGTGGATGACCGCGAGCTCGGTGCAGGCCTGCTTCCACAGGTGCGAGCGGTAGCAGCCGCCGTTGTCCGACAGGACCCGTTCGACCGTGACGCCGCGGGCGGCGAACCACGACACTGCCCGTCGTAGCACTCCGACCGCGGTGGCGGCGGTCTCGTCGTCGTGGATCTCGGCGTAAGCGACGCGGGAATGGTCGTCGATCACGGTGTGCACGAATGCGTGCCCGAGGAGGACATCGCGATGGCGGCTGCGTTTCGTGCCGGGAGTGGTCTTGCGGTTCTGCCAGCCCTGTGGACGCCCGACGTAGCGCCAGCCACCACCGTTGGGGATGTTGCCGAGTTTCTTGACGTCGACGTGGATCATCGAACCCGGATACGGGTGTTCGTAGCGGCGGATCACTTCGCCGGTGCGGATGTCGATGTGGGACAGGCGATTGAGTCGGCAGCGGACCAGGACGGCGTGCACGGTCGAGGCCGGCATGTCCAGCCGCGACGCGATCGCTTGCGGGGACAGTCGGCGTCGCCACCGCAGATCGACGATCTTGCGTTTGGTCGGTTCCGGAGTGCGATTCGGGCTCCGGTGCGGCCGGCTGGATCGGTCGACCATGCCGGCCTCGCCCATCTCCTGATAGCGGCCCGCCCATCTCTTGGCGGTCGGCCAGGACACGTTGAAGTGTTCCGCGGCCGTGCTGATGGGCCAGCCCTCGTCGACGATGCGGCGGGCGAGCAGCAGTCGCCCGCGTGGGGTCAGTGGTGCGTTAGCGTGGACCACGAAGGTCTCCTGTCGGTGAGTGGGTGTCTAAGCAACTCCACTTCACGACAGGAGACCTTCTTCGTTCAACGACCGGCTACAGCGTGTCGTCGCAATCGTTCAACCAACCTGCCTGGGCAGTACAACTAGTACCCCTATCTCCTCTTCATGCTCTCTTACTCCCTTGCAGGTCAGCAATGCACCCTTGCACAGTGAAGAGAGCAAGGGAGCAAAGGGGGCAAGCGTGGAGACATACCAAGGGCGCACCCTTGGCCACTGGCGAATGTCTGGGGAACCGGTGATCGCCAATGTCTGACACCTCCTACATCGAACGAATCCCAACCGACCTCACCATCCACGGCACGCTCGAACCATGCCAGATCCCACGGTGCCGAAGATCAAGACGCGCCCCAACCGAACGGTGCTGCCTCCAAGACGGGGACGGCTGGCAGCACTGGACCCGGCGAACCTGCATCGCCGACTAAGTAGAAGCCACAGGGGCATCCACTGATGGGTGCCCCTTCGTCATGTCAGGAGCCAGATGCGGATAACCACAACCGCCGAAGAGTTGCGGGTTCTCCTCGCTACCTCTGAACTATTCGTCAGCCGCGACTCGAAGCACCCCAGCCTCCACGTCGTCATCCTCGAACGCCACAAGGGCAAAGTGCTCGCCGCGTCCACCGACCGATTCCGGTTCGCACTGACCGCCATCGAGGC
This window contains:
- a CDS encoding ATP-dependent DNA ligase, giving the protein MPTRTIDGRRLTVSRLDKVLYPATGTTKGEVIDYYTAIAPALLPHAIDRPVTRKRWPNGVDEPSFFEKNLAESAPEWLSRRAVHHKDRTVRYPLIDSTAALAWIGQQAALEVHVPQWRFVDDEPGPATRLVFDLDPGDGVGLAECARVAFAVRDLVATLGWAAFPVTSGSKGIHVYVPLDRALAPGGASTVAKKVATSLEQMHPDLVTATMAKSVRGGRVFLDWSQNNAAKTTIAPYSMRGRSAPTVAAPRAWEELEDPDLRHLRFDEVLDRFRRDGDLLAGLDPPLDPLAEYRRKRDPDRTPEPIPRTEEEGGEGNSFVIQEHHARRLHYDFRLEHDGVMVSWAVPRGVPTSPKENRLAVHTEDHPLEYASFSGSIPRGEYGGGTVSIWDAGTYEPEKWRDDEVIVRLFGSRVQGRYALIRTEGDQWLMHLMKSDGNGDGARTDLPRGLAPMLATAGTLDGLDPDEWAFEGKWDGIRLIVEFDGDAIRLRGREGNDVTDRYPALQSLARALDGHRVVLDGEVVSLDSQGRNSFPALQAGGAPQFWAFDVLYLDGISLVRKRYDDRRRILDALAAAVDGLVVPPQLTGSVAEVRERSRDLEGVVAKRRDSVYLPGKRGSAWIKTKNWLTQEAVIGGWRRGRGARHAVLGSLLLGIPEEAGLRYIGRVGTGFSERDLDRLTSMLAPLERKTSPFVDDVPDVGRGDTVWVTPKIVGEVRYRERTEAGRLRHLSWRGVRDDKSPADVRLENT
- a CDS encoding MerR family transcriptional regulator, translated to MSTDTRKHSTRGPGSTAAPSARGGYGTSVAAELSGIGPQTLRLFERRGLLAPDRSEGGTRRYSRDDLDRIRRITELVELGVNLTGIREILALEDLVSVLSNENADMAEDRSAPRDV
- a CDS encoding GyrI-like domain-containing protein: MSDSEIVVKPLPGLRVAELTGVAAGFDPEHVGPVVKLLFDDLMDRLARDEVRGIGPALAYYERTPAGADVVVHAAIPVGPDERPGRDFAVVDLPEIPRAATLEHRGSMENVLPAWASLEHWIEANGYRADGPARERYLVYSENTDDWVTELQRPVTRD
- a CDS encoding quinone oxidoreductase family protein, whose amino-acid sequence is MRAAFHNEQGGTEVLRVGELPDPVPGPSDVLIRVRASALDRVDVYWREGSHGMRVTPPHVGGRDMAGTVVAMGEEARRLRPELSVGDDVVAMGRRGAHCELAVAPASWTFPMPAGCSYEQAAAIPTAGRSAYDALVGRAAIRPGEDVLVFAGGSGVGSFGIQIARAAGCRVFTTVGSPEKRKRAVELGADAVIDHHNDDIVARVCDLTAGQGVDVVLDHVGAPVFSAAIRSLRPFGRYVTTGVTAGHLAELHLGRVFERGLSVLGVGRPDEQQVRETLTALLRLVERGSVTPEVFAVLPLEEISAAHELMESSGFFGKIVLSVGK
- a CDS encoding FAS1-like dehydratase domain-containing protein, encoding MYRLVVHGSHLLQFARAIGDPEPAYTDVDRLTVSGPDALVAPPTFLMAADHFDPAYARRPRPGVAWIASRRREPDQQAGFHMEQHFTFHRPVRAGDVLTADDRPGDTWRKSGRRAGTMTFSETLTDYRDADGALVATARWVQAMVEHTPPVAADPVAQPNPSPTAESEGVDDGDDGDLVVGSAWSVPLVADLTRAQIVMYAGASGDFHPLHSDDVYARERGYPGVFAHGMLTMGMSGRAVTDRFGHANVRSFGGRISSQVWPGDTLTARVEVTGRRAEDGAALLDLAVATVNQHGVRVFDGAATVRVS
- a CDS encoding tyrosine-type recombinase/integrase, producing MARTRRGFGAPRQTSSGRWQARYTGPDGLPHKAPRTFETKDDAVAWLAGERRKIDLDAWTPPELDAEPKDVLTVKKYAERWYTETKGRHKPRTRQLNRGYLDNVILPELGSVPLESLTVQDVRRWYASLDHYPTRNANAFSLLRTIFNQAVDDELVPANPCRVKRAAVKTRVIEPVALTAAEIRQLADSMPAQWRALVLVAGFGGLRWGELTALRRSDFTLTESDCSVTVARAAVRMKGHFVVGPPKSKAAMRTVPLPSALRPILVAHIAEHAAPGRGGLMFPADTADLLHDNTVRPRFKRGAAALGHPKLRFHDLRHSAATLFAQAGATLADHMVLMGHTSSAMSARYTHSTAARNRSLVEGIWE
- a CDS encoding helix-turn-helix domain-containing protein; the encoded protein is MEWLNESQACLLVGTSARSLRRWRQRGDLPEYRQCVGRTMYRRRDVEACAELQRRRYMDRPLQGRPKLTV
- a CDS encoding helix-turn-helix domain-containing protein, with translation MNARLVTIGDAAAYLGCSTRTVRRYISAGRIEAYRVGNRMIRVDSAELDRLLRPLAHMA
- a CDS encoding AAA family ATPase, translating into MIDANWNEIPDPQVWKATDLEGSRRMEWLATGRLPSGAVTYMLGPEGIGKSLFLVWLTAIITTGREFKAFGIPQRPPSNVVLVLTEDDWATIARPRLETAGADLDYVRVICTDSDGSGSPEFPRDIELVEGAAEDAALVIVDAWADTLPSNLSVKDPQQARQALHPWKEVASRTGVSILLSGHTNREKGGNVRNAYGMTAELRKKARMTLLAQPDPDEDGVLVIGPEKSNVTAPVVASRFRIESVQVFEPSDDGDGTVPRMDWAGDAEQSARELFVAAAAAESGEVGDDRDDIDAWLKAFLSENPDCRQKANDVFTAADAAGYSRDKAKRAKARLNVDAVREGSCWYWVLPVEGSTSCTAHGR
- a CDS encoding IS481 family transposase, with protein sequence MVHANAPLTPRGRLLLARRIVDEGWPISTAAEHFNVSWPTAKRWAGRYQEMGEAGMVDRSSRPHRSPNRTPEPTKRKIVDLRWRRRLSPQAIASRLDMPASTVHAVLVRCRLNRLSHIDIRTGEVIRRYEHPYPGSMIHVDVKKLGNIPNGGGWRYVGRPQGWQNRKTTPGTKRSRHRDVLLGHAFVHTVIDDHSRVAYAEIHDDETAATAVGVLRRAVSWFAARGVTVERVLSDNGGCYRSHLWKQACTELAVIHKRTRPYRPQTNGKIERFHRTMAAEWAFARHYQSEQARRAALPGWLHTYNHHRQHSAIGRNVPFSRLINVHGQYN